A stretch of the Actinoalloteichus fjordicus genome encodes the following:
- a CDS encoding GmrSD restriction endonuclease domain-containing protein has product MDRATPDGLAVSPSSIVVELDATGRDSGVELEEPNEIQHPFDPERIDVVTRTPTVSLLLSRIKRGSIDLAPDFQRKAGLWTEKAQSRLIESLLLRIPLPTFYAAENEGETWSIVDGIQRLTTIARFIEPASVDISPLRLSDLEYLREYEGFRFNQLPGRLMTRLEETEVVLHLIRHTTPEEVKFNVFGRINTGGLVLSQQELRHALIPGAARALLSALAQSPKFLTATARSVSPSRMADREMALRFLAFRRANPQEYSEQDFDAFLRKTMWELNSETEAERSRLAAEFDAAMTCAHDLFSYHTFRKQALGQRGRNPINKALFEATSVNLASRTPAQRSTLVAKKNIVNDDVVELLADPVFERAISVGTGDVGKVRARFQMFDEVLRRHDGTA; this is encoded by the coding sequence ATGGACCGCGCCACGCCGGACGGCCTCGCCGTATCGCCCTCCTCGATCGTCGTAGAACTCGACGCGACCGGTCGGGACAGCGGCGTCGAGCTGGAGGAACCGAACGAGATTCAGCATCCCTTCGATCCTGAACGAATCGACGTCGTCACCAGGACGCCGACCGTGTCGCTGTTGTTGTCCCGGATCAAGCGAGGCAGCATCGATCTCGCGCCGGACTTTCAGCGAAAAGCGGGTCTCTGGACAGAGAAGGCACAGAGCAGGCTCATCGAGTCGCTCCTGCTGCGAATCCCGCTGCCCACCTTCTACGCGGCCGAGAACGAGGGCGAGACCTGGTCCATCGTCGACGGGATCCAGCGGCTGACCACCATCGCCAGGTTCATCGAGCCCGCAAGCGTCGACATCAGCCCGCTCAGGCTCTCCGATCTGGAGTATCTGCGGGAGTATGAAGGTTTTCGCTTCAACCAGCTCCCTGGGCGTCTGATGACCCGGCTGGAGGAGACCGAGGTGGTGTTGCATCTCATCCGGCACACGACGCCGGAAGAGGTGAAGTTCAACGTCTTCGGCCGGATCAACACCGGCGGACTCGTGCTGTCCCAGCAGGAGTTGCGCCACGCCCTCATCCCCGGCGCGGCCCGCGCGCTGCTGTCCGCTCTCGCCCAGAGCCCGAAGTTCCTGACCGCGACAGCCCGCAGCGTCTCCCCGAGTCGGATGGCCGACCGGGAGATGGCTCTCCGGTTCCTCGCGTTTCGGCGAGCCAACCCACAGGAGTATTCGGAGCAGGACTTCGACGCCTTCCTGCGCAAGACCATGTGGGAGTTGAACTCGGAGACGGAAGCCGAGCGATCGAGACTGGCCGCCGAGTTCGACGCGGCAATGACCTGTGCCCATGACCTCTTCAGCTACCACACATTCCGCAAACAGGCCCTCGGGCAGCGTGGGCGCAATCCCATCAACAAGGCCCTGTTCGAGGCCACCTCGGTGAACCTGGCAAGCCGAACCCCCGCACAGCGCAGCACACTGGTCGCCAAAAAAAACATCGTGAATGACGATGTGGTCGAGCTTCTCGCCGACCCGGTCTTCGAACGGGCGATCTCAGTCGGCACCGGAGATGTCGGTAAGGTGCGCGCGAGATTTCAGATGTTCGACGAAGTGCTGCGTCGACACGACGGGACCGCGTGA
- the gatC gene encoding Asp-tRNA(Asn)/Glu-tRNA(Gln) amidotransferase subunit GatC, with amino-acid sequence MPSISRDEVAHLARLARLAVTDDELDTFAGQLDVILRSVAQVGEVAADDIPPTSHAVPVTNVFRDDVIRPGLTRQEALGGAPAVEENRFRVPRILGEEQ; translated from the coding sequence GTGCCCAGCATCTCCCGTGACGAGGTCGCGCACCTCGCTCGGCTGGCCAGGCTGGCCGTGACCGACGACGAGTTGGACACGTTCGCGGGCCAGCTCGACGTCATTCTGCGGTCGGTCGCCCAGGTCGGGGAGGTCGCCGCCGACGACATCCCGCCGACCTCACACGCCGTGCCGGTCACCAACGTCTTCCGGGACGACGTGATCCGGCCGGGTCTCACCCGCCAGGAGGCACTCGGCGGCGCGCCCGCCGTCGAGGAGAACCGCTTCCGCGTCCCGCGCATCCTCGGGGAGGAGCAGTGA
- a CDS encoding ACT domain-containing protein produces the protein MSFLIRVQLPDQPGKLGAVASALGTVGADILSVDVVERGAGLAIDDLVVELPSGRLPDVLITAAESVDGVEVDAVRPYAGVLDTYRELELIEEVAANPRQGLDVFAEGVPRIIRAGWAVVFAENGDGAFRLAASAAAPETRSMNLPWMPLHKSLVLDGEEDWVPETWRELGTELAATPLGRPERALLVGRPGGPMFRASEVARLAHLTGIVSSLLPR, from the coding sequence GTGTCCTTCCTGATCCGCGTGCAACTGCCCGACCAGCCGGGAAAGCTGGGCGCGGTCGCGAGCGCGCTGGGCACGGTGGGTGCCGACATCCTGAGCGTCGACGTCGTCGAGCGCGGCGCGGGACTGGCCATCGACGACCTGGTGGTGGAGCTGCCCTCCGGCAGGCTCCCCGACGTGCTGATCACAGCGGCCGAGTCGGTGGACGGCGTCGAGGTCGACGCCGTGCGGCCCTATGCAGGCGTGCTCGACACCTACCGAGAGCTGGAACTGATCGAGGAGGTGGCCGCCAACCCGCGTCAAGGGTTGGACGTGTTCGCCGAGGGGGTGCCCCGGATCATCCGCGCGGGCTGGGCCGTGGTGTTCGCCGAGAACGGCGACGGCGCGTTCCGACTCGCCGCCAGTGCGGCGGCACCGGAGACCCGCTCGATGAATCTGCCGTGGATGCCCCTGCACAAGTCGCTCGTGCTCGACGGCGAGGAGGACTGGGTGCCCGAGACCTGGCGGGAGCTGGGCACCGAACTCGCCGCCACCCCGTTGGGCAGGCCGGAGCGTGCCCTGCTGGTCGGCAGGCCGGGCGGCCCCATGTTCCGCGCCTCCGAGGTCGCGAGACTTGCTCACCTCACCGGAATCGTCTCCAGCCTGCTGCCGCGCTGA